From Bacteroidales bacterium, one genomic window encodes:
- the porV gene encoding type IX secretion system outer membrane channel protein PorV translates to MINRIFAIVLVCLLSVSYSNAQSEKPNYLGQTNTITTAVPFLLIAPDARSGAMGDAGGATTPDINSMHWNPAKYAFIESKAGFSASYSPWLRAIVSDINLAYISGFYKLDDRQTIAASLLYFTLGDITFTDISGSTIGNYRPNEFSIDGTYSRKFSENWSGAVAARYIHSNLTQGVSVGGVATKPGQSIAADVAVYHQQELNWRDFEYAEFAFGINISNIGSKISYSDATTDTDFIPTNLRISPRLTLDLDEYNRLSFTVDVNKLLVPTPPIYATDDFGNPVYDENNNRVIEAGKDPNVNPVQGMIQSWYDAPGGFEEEMREFYYAVGTEYWYNKAFAVRGGFFYENKYKGNRQYFTLGAGLKYNVFGLDFSYLIPLEQRNPLENTLRFTLTFDFDDFYN, encoded by the coding sequence ATGATTAACAGAATCTTTGCTATTGTCCTTGTATGTTTGTTAAGTGTTAGCTACTCCAACGCCCAGAGCGAAAAACCAAATTACTTAGGACAAACCAACACCATTACTACTGCAGTTCCTTTTCTTTTAATTGCTCCTGATGCGCGTTCAGGCGCCATGGGTGATGCAGGTGGAGCAACCACCCCCGATATCAACTCCATGCACTGGAACCCTGCCAAATATGCTTTTATCGAATCAAAAGCTGGATTTTCAGCATCTTACAGCCCATGGCTCAGGGCAATCGTGAGCGATATTAACCTGGCTTACATCTCAGGCTTTTACAAGCTGGATGATAGGCAAACCATAGCAGCTTCGTTACTTTACTTTACCCTTGGCGACATTACTTTCACTGATATATCGGGATCAACAATCGGTAACTACCGCCCAAACGAATTCTCGATTGATGGTACTTACTCAAGAAAATTTTCCGAAAACTGGTCAGGTGCTGTTGCAGCCCGCTACATTCACTCCAATCTAACACAGGGTGTGAGCGTTGGAGGAGTCGCAACAAAACCGGGTCAATCCATTGCAGCAGATGTTGCTGTTTATCACCAGCAAGAACTGAACTGGCGTGATTTTGAGTATGCAGAATTTGCTTTTGGAATTAACATTTCGAATATCGGCTCCAAAATTTCCTATTCCGATGCTACTACCGATACTGATTTCATCCCCACGAACCTCCGCATTTCACCCCGTTTGACACTCGACCTCGATGAATACAACCGCCTTTCCTTTACAGTGGATGTGAATAAATTGCTGGTTCCAACGCCTCCAATCTATGCAACAGATGATTTCGGTAATCCGGTTTACGACGAAAACAATAACCGCGTCATTGAAGCAGGGAAGGACCCCAACGTGAACCCTGTGCAGGGAATGATTCAATCGTGGTATGATGCTCCCGGTGGTTTTGAAGAAGAGATGCGTGAGTTTTATTATGCCGTTGGTACCGAATACTGGTACAACAAGGCATTTGCAGTAAGAGGCGGCTTTTTCTATGAAAACAAATACAAAGGTAACCGCCAGTATTTTACACTCGGCGCCGGGTTAAAATACAACGTTTTCGGACTGGATTTTTCCTACCTCATCCCGCTCGAACAGCGTAACCCCCTCGAAAATACACTTCGCTTTACCCTCACCTTCGACTTCGATGACTTCTACAACTAA
- a CDS encoding 2-C-methyl-D-erythritol 2,4-cyclodiphosphate synthase has product MSVRVGFGYDVHRLEAGKRFVLGGVEIPSDKGATGHSDADVLVHAICDALLGAANLNDIGFHFPDSDPNFKGIDSTMLLKEVIKLVRTKGYSIGNVDSTVALQQPKIAGFIPQMKKRLAAVMSINEDDISIKATTTERLGFEGRGEGVSAYAVALLLKDFH; this is encoded by the coding sequence ATGAGTGTCAGGGTAGGGTTTGGGTATGATGTGCACCGTCTCGAAGCCGGGAAGCGATTTGTATTGGGAGGTGTAGAAATTCCTTCTGATAAAGGTGCAACAGGCCATTCTGATGCAGACGTGCTTGTTCATGCCATTTGCGATGCGCTGCTCGGCGCTGCAAACCTCAATGATATCGGCTTTCATTTTCCGGATTCAGACCCCAATTTTAAAGGGATTGACAGTACGATGCTGTTGAAGGAAGTAATTAAACTGGTCAGAACAAAAGGCTATTCCATCGGAAATGTTGATTCCACCGTAGCCCTTCAGCAACCAAAAATCGCTGGTTTTATCCCTCAAATGAAAAAACGGCTGGCTGCTGTAATGAGTATAAATGAAGATGATATCTCAATCAAAGCCACAACAACCGAAAGGCTGGGATTTGAAGGACGCGGGGAAGGGGTTTCGGCCTATGCAGTGGCGCTGCTTTTAAAAGACTTCCATTAG
- a CDS encoding M28 family peptidase, with protein sequence MKRLFLLLLVSFFTAQMMASDLVLIPTKNFEETRSLFKSPSLTINFYRDEFVIATLDGDPKHHFVVLDQNPWQNGLSYYVVYLDKFVDKSAYYALINPVADVLYDGGSMIVVRIDEVTHGQLLPAKNDGMVRLSNNQVVLPNKLFYNESGRFDPDPFVVSLLNEVNGTNITSVVQHLENYTTRNCYKPQSILAQNWIKDQFESMGLSVELMDFTMPNGPASDNVIATKIGTKYPDEFVILGGHYDSLTWSGAEPGADDNASGTSGVMEVARILSEYEFDRTIIFCAFSGEEYGLYGSAAYASRCAQQGMDILGYFNMDMIGYLEPGNTTIMTSLIYPQSAQELATFYTNVTATYLPDFVVSPGNLTGGDSDHTSFNNNGFMGIFPFEDVNNYSPYIHTSNDLVGPSFNNENQAAIFTKAILASVVTMANMQFPPRNLVALPGDGKVDLMWDTMFDIDFYKIYRDGAVIDTSYVNSFTDFEVENGTQYEYYVTAIYTDSGEESIPSNVVLVTPMPPIGLPLMINFENGAPYWENQGSWGLSSSVSYSPSHSLTESPTGNYVNDLDIAATLSPLNLMGYTAAEVSFWTKYDIETNWDYMYLEVTTNGSNWANLATYTGTQSNWQKKTYSLNNYINNPYVVLRFRFYSDGYIVKDGMYIDDFEITVEGGYNTQLVQIPGGWSGISSYVLPAQSQLENMMQPILNDLVILQSIDEVYWPAQNINTIGNWDTHAGYKVKVSNDVGLQVTGVLEQSKTINLDQGWNILPVLSDCPVSCADLFANVSSQVVMVKDIAATGVYWPAQSILSLDELIPGKAYYVLSNASVSITFPACTKAGIAKKENLKSGNDLWDLTAPTGNSHIISIPAYTLQNFAIGDYIGVFTPSGLCAGCLEIDDLITNKAMVVFANDSTTSVTDGFMMNESFHFKLYETVSGEEYNLLASYDNSLPNTSYFSNEGASGLTELVIDNTGITEQQGAMGIFPNPSKGHVMIRLMEGSNAILEVMSLTGQLILIEPLEGEAFINTASLPKGVYTFHIHGEGFSEIHKVIIH encoded by the coding sequence ATGAAACGTTTATTCTTGTTATTACTTGTGAGCTTTTTTACTGCTCAGATGATGGCATCTGATCTCGTGTTGATTCCTACTAAAAACTTTGAAGAGACCAGAAGCCTTTTCAAAAGCCCTTCACTGACGATTAACTTTTACCGTGATGAATTTGTAATCGCTACCCTTGACGGCGACCCTAAACATCATTTCGTTGTGCTGGATCAAAATCCATGGCAAAATGGGCTGAGTTACTATGTTGTCTATCTCGACAAGTTTGTGGACAAAAGCGCATATTACGCCCTGATCAATCCGGTTGCCGATGTGCTTTATGACGGGGGAAGCATGATTGTAGTTAGAATTGATGAAGTGACGCATGGACAATTACTGCCGGCTAAGAATGACGGTATGGTAAGGCTTTCAAACAACCAGGTTGTTTTGCCAAACAAACTTTTCTACAACGAGAGCGGGCGTTTCGACCCGGATCCTTTTGTGGTCAGCTTGTTAAATGAAGTCAATGGAACTAACATTACATCAGTGGTTCAACACCTTGAGAATTATACAACCCGCAATTGTTACAAACCACAATCCATATTAGCCCAGAACTGGATTAAGGATCAGTTCGAAAGTATGGGGTTAAGCGTTGAATTGATGGATTTTACGATGCCAAACGGGCCAGCCAGCGACAATGTGATTGCTACAAAAATTGGGACAAAATATCCGGATGAGTTTGTTATTCTTGGCGGGCACTATGATTCACTTACCTGGTCGGGTGCAGAGCCGGGTGCCGATGATAATGCTTCAGGAACTTCGGGTGTGATGGAAGTTGCGCGTATTCTTAGTGAATATGAATTTGACCGCACGATCATTTTCTGTGCTTTTTCCGGCGAAGAGTATGGTCTTTACGGCAGTGCAGCCTATGCCAGCCGCTGCGCCCAACAGGGGATGGATATTCTGGGATACTTCAACATGGACATGATTGGTTATCTGGAACCAGGCAACACAACAATTATGACCTCGCTGATCTACCCTCAATCAGCACAGGAACTGGCTACTTTCTATACTAACGTAACTGCAACTTATCTGCCTGATTTTGTTGTATCCCCTGGCAATCTTACAGGTGGTGACAGCGATCACACTTCTTTCAACAATAATGGATTCATGGGAATTTTCCCCTTTGAGGATGTAAACAACTACAGCCCATACATTCACACTTCAAACGACCTGGTTGGACCAAGCTTCAACAATGAAAACCAGGCGGCGATATTCACAAAAGCAATTCTCGCCTCGGTTGTAACCATGGCCAACATGCAATTCCCCCCCAGAAACCTTGTGGCATTGCCTGGCGACGGAAAAGTAGATTTAATGTGGGACACTATGTTTGATATTGACTTTTATAAAATTTACAGGGATGGCGCTGTTATTGACACTTCTTATGTAAATTCCTTCACCGACTTTGAAGTAGAAAACGGAACTCAGTACGAATATTATGTAACGGCAATTTACACCGATTCAGGCGAAGAATCCATCCCTTCCAATGTTGTCCTGGTAACCCCTATGCCCCCAATTGGTTTACCATTGATGATTAATTTTGAGAATGGTGCTCCTTATTGGGAAAACCAGGGATCCTGGGGTCTTTCATCTTCTGTTTCCTATTCTCCTTCGCATTCTTTGACAGAAAGCCCGACTGGCAACTATGTCAACGACCTCGACATTGCTGCCACACTGAGTCCTTTGAACCTGATGGGATACACTGCGGCTGAAGTTTCTTTCTGGACAAAATATGATATAGAGACCAACTGGGATTATATGTACCTGGAGGTTACAACAAATGGAAGTAACTGGGCCAACCTGGCTACATACACTGGAACGCAAAGCAACTGGCAAAAAAAGACCTACTCATTAAATAATTACATCAACAATCCATACGTAGTACTCCGCTTTCGGTTTTACAGCGATGGTTATATTGTTAAAGACGGTATGTACATTGACGACTTTGAAATCACCGTTGAAGGCGGATACAATACTCAACTGGTGCAAATTCCCGGGGGTTGGAGTGGCATTTCGAGCTATGTTTTACCTGCACAATCCCAGTTGGAAAATATGATGCAACCCATTTTAAACGACCTTGTTATCCTGCAAAGCATTGATGAAGTTTACTGGCCGGCACAAAACATTAATACGATCGGAAATTGGGATACACATGCAGGATATAAAGTTAAGGTAAGCAATGATGTTGGACTGCAGGTTACAGGGGTTTTGGAACAAAGCAAAACCATCAACCTTGATCAGGGTTGGAATATTCTCCCCGTTCTCAGCGATTGCCCTGTTTCCTGTGCTGATTTATTTGCAAATGTGTCCAGCCAGGTAGTAATGGTTAAAGATATTGCTGCTACCGGTGTTTACTGGCCTGCCCAGAGTATCTTATCGCTGGATGAACTTATTCCGGGAAAAGCATACTATGTGCTGAGCAATGCTTCGGTTTCGATCACTTTCCCGGCTTGTACAAAGGCCGGTATTGCAAAAAAGGAAAATTTAAAATCCGGTAATGATCTTTGGGATCTGACCGCGCCTACAGGAAATTCACATATTATCAGCATTCCGGCTTACACGCTTCAGAATTTTGCCATCGGTGATTATATCGGTGTGTTCACACCAAGCGGATTGTGCGCAGGTTGTCTCGAAATTGATGACCTGATCACTAATAAAGCAATGGTTGTATTCGCAAATGACTCTACAACCTCTGTAACTGATGGTTTTATGATGAATGAGTCTTTCCATTTTAAACTTTACGAAACTGTTTCGGGTGAAGAGTATAACCTGTTAGCAAGCTATGATAACTCGCTGCCAAACACCAGCTACTTTTCAAATGAAGGCGCTTCAGGTCTGACAGAGCTGGTGATTGATAACACCGGAATTACAGAACAACAGGGAGCAATGGGAATTTTTCCAAATCCTTCAAAAGGCCATGTTATGATCAGGTTAATGGAGGGTTCAAATGCCATACTCGAAGTAATGTCCCTCACAGGACAGTTAATATTAATTGAACCATTAGAGGGAGAAGCATTCATTAACACTGCTTCCTTACCGAAGGGTGTTTATACTTTCCATATTCATGGAGAAGGTTTCAGTGAAATACACAAGGTTATTATTCATTAG